GGTATGAAATTTGTACCCATTCACATAATAAATAGGTACCAACTTTACCGAACGAAGAGGTCCAAATGAGATATCTCGAATGTATTCATTTGGAACTAATGATGGATCTTGAGCCTGAAATTATTAGTAATGACTATAAGAATACAAAAATATGTAGTGAACCACATAATGAACTTCAATTAACTTACATAATGTTTAAACCACATGGCAAAATCACTTTCTAAGCACCGATCAACTTCAACACTAGTTATATGTGGATTGCCCTCCCGAAGTTGATTTATGAAAATCCTATATATAAAAGTAATAATTAGATAATAGGATCATTCATTAATGCAGAAAAATAATACAGAAAAATAAGTATGTGATTTAATGAAATAGACTTACTCAGTATATGGTGCAATCAAGATGCATTTTTCTCAACATGCATAACATCAAGATTATGTCTAATAGATAATGTCCTCCAATATGGCAAATCCCAAAAGATACTTCTTTTTTTCCATCCACAGTTGTAAGCTTTGATGACTTTAGCATTGTGCTCATCACTTCCCAACTCAGTAATTTTCATCAAACCAAGTGATTCAATTTCTTGTATTACATCCTCTCCTGTTCGCACTGGTGGGGCAGATTCATTCACTGTCTTTCTCTTGGTAAACCAATTTTTATTCCTTCGAAATGGATGATTGGCAGGTAGAAATTTTCGATGATTATCAAACCATGTGGTCTTTCCACCATGCGAAAGATTATAAGCATCATGATCATGAGCACAATGAGGACAAGCTAAATGACCAGCAGTTTTCCATCCAGACAACATTGAATAAGCAGGGAAGTCACTGATAGTCCACATCAATGCAGCCCGCATACGAAAATTTTGTTGCGAAGAATTGTCCCATGTCTCCACTCCAACTTCCCACAACATTTTTAACTCAGCATTTAATGGTTGGAGAAAAACATCTATCTTTTGTTTTGGATTTTTTGGTCCAGGCACGAGTACAGATAGAAACAGGTATTGTTCTTTCGAACACATCCAGGGGGGCAGATTATATGGAGTCACCATAATTGGCCAGGAAGAATATTGTCTACCTATTTCACCAAATGGTTGAAACCCATCAGTAGAAAGTCCAAGTCTTACATTTCGTATCTCTGAGGAAAATGACGGGTGTGCTCTATCAAATTGCTTCCACTCTTCTGAATCCGAACAATGACGCATCACATCTTCTTGCTGATAATGTTCGGCATGCCATCTCATATGAGCTGCAGTCGTCGGAGAAGCATACAACCTTTGTAATCTCGGTGCCAATGGAAAATAGATCATCTTCTTAACAgccattttcttcttttccttttttgatTTGTTGGCTCTTATTTTGTATCTTCCATGTGAACAAAATTTACACTCCTCCATGTTGATGTCATCCCCCCAATATAGCATACAACCATTAACACAACAATCAATCTGTTCAGAAGGAAGTCCCAATTCTTCCATATACTTCTTTGTGTTGTAAAAGCTATCAAGAAATGAATTATCCTGAGGCAAGATGCCTTTGAAGAATTGTGAGGTTTGATCATAACATGCCTCTGACCAATGATGGTCCGatttcaaactcaacatctGAGCCATGGCAGCCAATTGTTAAGTTTCGCAACCTTCATACAACTCTCTCTCGgatgattttaaaatatcatataatttttgtgcTTCCGCATTTGGCATTTCAGGATCAAAACTTGGACCAGCAGCATCCATCACCATGTTATACATCAGGTTGTTCCCATCTCTTCTTTCTTCTGTATCAGAGACATATGTGGATGATTGTTCTCCACTTTGTCTAAATATGTATGGCTCTCCATGTCGATTCCATTCATAATAATCTCTTACAAACCCCTTGCTCATTAAGTGTACTTTTATTGTCTCTGCATCCCAGAATCTGCAATTCTTACACTTCGAACAAGGACATTTAATGTTTGTACCGTTCATAGATGAAGGCTGAGAtataacatactgtataaaatttTCTAATCCGTTTAGAAAAATTGGATTTAAAAATCCTTTATTGTCTAGCCTTTGGTACATCCAAGCCCGATCATTACTCATGTTGAAACTTTTAATaacctgcaaaaaaaaaatctttcacatgaaacaaaaatatacaaaactatatatcatatataaaaaataaattaacaatcgtgtcatatatatataaaaccaagagaattaattatataatatgaacactgcatattaaattatatatataagggtTATTAATAAAGCCCATTGGATTATATATGCAACCCAAATCTTAAATCAACTAAAGCCCTCACTTTTAATCAACTAAAGCCCACTGGACTATCACAAGCAACCCAAACTAATTATGAACACACCTTTAATTAACTAAAGCCCACTACACAATCACAAACAACCCTAAGTAACTATTAAAACAAGCCCATGAGTATGCAAAGCGGAAGCTTAACCCAACCCCGACCCAAAGCTTTGATGAGCACAAGCTAGCGACGTTTGTTTTCATCGGTTCTTTTCTGCAAGATTTAACAGGTGTACCACAGATTACACCAGGCAGAGTTTATGTGCATAGCTTTATTCGAAGGACAAAATGTTAAATGAAACAGTCTCTTTACTAAATGATTTAATTAGTTAATGGTTCGAGTTTAAGAATGTCAAAAAAGACTATTAAAACAAGCCCATTGGGCTATCTGTCCATACAAACTAATTTTAAATGACAGCGGAAAAGAGTTAACATACCACTTTAGCTAAGATCGGAAGCAGAGCAGATGTCGCAGAGCCAATTTGTCGCGCCTATACCAATTTGCTGGAAGAGAGAGTGTACTGTAGTGAGTTGAAAAACACTACGAGTAAGAGTTGGAAAACAGAGCACAATCTACTCCATCAAGCTAGCTCGAACTGCTCCTCAAATATTGAAAACAGAGCTATCGAAACTCATGAAGAACAAGGTGTTTGGCGGAGCTTATGTATACGAAAACATGGATGATTGCTGGTCTACTTTTAAGATGATCCAAAAAGCTTCCCCATCTTTATATACAGAGTTGTGTTGACTGCAGGCATCAACTCATTTCCAGTTGAGTTCAAAAAATATGAAGACTTTGTCGATCGATCAGTTCCAGTGAGTAAGAGACGcaaaatgaaaatttgtgtTTTCTGAAATATGGATGAGAAAGAGATGTTATCTGTTCCAAAGCTTTTGACTAGctaagaataattaattacaaCAAGAAAAAGGTAGGTTGATATATACATTGATTAGAAATGGTAgttgatatatattaattgcCAACTACAACTACTAACCAATTAGTAACGGAATGGTTAGTATTTACCAAAAGACTTAACTCGTTGCTAGTCCGTTGTTACTTTCTTGGTAGTGTGTTATTATTCCGTTACGAGTTTTTTCTTCCTAACGGAACATATTGTTGGTAAATCAGCGTTGGTAGTTTGTTACGAATTGATTGCAAGAATATTGACTAGTTAAATCATTACAAATCCGTTGGGAACTACCAACGGTCTAATTTCCCTTAGCAATTTCCATTGGTAAAACTGCGTTCTCTTGTAGTGATATGAGCAACGTAGATTACTACTACTGGAGTGAGGTAAAAAtcttgaagaaaaagaagcacaATTCTTGGGCTGGCATGACTGCATCTCTGTCTCGATTTCTGATTGCAATTTATTGCATGGTCTTTATTAGCGTGGTAAGCCAACTTTAATGCATTAGCTAGACGAGTTTTCTTGAGCGCTCTATTGTGTCATCACTGAGTGGCAGGGTCAA
This genomic window from Daucus carota subsp. sativus chromosome 7, DH1 v3.0, whole genome shotgun sequence contains:
- the LOC108194183 gene encoding uncharacterized protein LOC108194183; the encoded protein is MAQMLSLKSDHHWSEACYDQTSQFFKGILPQDNSFLDSFYNTKKYMEELGLPSEQIDCCVNGCMLYWGDDINMEECKFCSHGRYKIRANKSKKEKKKMAVKKMIYFPLAPRLQRLYASPTTAAHMRWHAEHYQQEDVMRHCSDSEEWKQFDRAHPSFSSEIRNVRLGLSTDGFQPFGEIGRQYSSWPIMVTPYNLPPWMCSKEQYLFLSVLVPGPKNPKQKIDVFLQPLNAELKMLWEVGVETWDNSSQQNFRMRAALMWTISDFPAYSMLSGWKTAGHLACPHCAHDHDAYNLSHGGKTTWFDNHRKFLPANHPFRRNKNWFTKRKTVNESAPPVRTGEDVIQEIESLGLMKITELGSDEHNAKVIKAYNCGWKKRSIFWDLPYWRTLSIRHNLDVMHVEKNAS